In Candidatus Woesebacteria bacterium, one DNA window encodes the following:
- a CDS encoding RNA-binding protein, whose product MEDKKKLYVGNLPYSANSDELRKVFSEFGEVVDAVVISDKYSGRSKGFGFVTFATEEAAKSAVEKMNGKDMGGRNLVVNVARPPKER is encoded by the coding sequence TTGGAAGATAAAAAGAAGCTGTATGTAGGCAATTTGCCTTACTCTGCTAATTCTGATGAGTTAAGAAAAGTCTTTAGCGAGTTTGGTGAAGTAGTTGACGCTGTTGTGATTTCGGATAAATATTCCGGGAGATCCAAGGGTTTTGGTTTTGTAACCTTTGCAACAGAGGAGGCTGCCAAGAGTGCAGTTGAAAAAATGAATGGTAAGGATATGGGAGGAAGGAATTTGGTTGTTAATGTAGCCCGACCTCCAAAGGAAAGATAA